One Setaria viridis chromosome 5, Setaria_viridis_v4.0, whole genome shotgun sequence genomic region harbors:
- the LOC117856976 gene encoding probable histidine kinase 3, translating into MTGTARGGRRGGGAGMEEKGEAAGLGFLGLDRMRLLLPLPMPEKLSARTLRTHLSSHFINWRWRWVWDRCRWLLTFWVLLWVAISVGIFWYMSNQAVEKRRESLQSMCDERARMLQDQFNVSMNHLQALAILVSTFHHSKTPSAIDQRTFARYAERTAFERPLTSGVAYAVKVTHAERELFERQQGWSIKKMYSSKKQSTGAGDAEVREPAEEYAPVIFAQDAYKHVVSFDMLSGNEDRENVLRARESGKGVLTAPFKLLNNRLGVISTYTVYKTELPPNARPQERIQAAIGYLGGIFDIEALVDKLLHQLAGKQSIMVNVYDTTNESPISMYGSNDTGSGMCHVSTLNFGDPSRKHEMHCRFMQKPPWAWLAITSSFGTLVIALLIGYIIHATVKRIAKVEDDFQEMIELKKRAEAADVAKSQFLATVSHEIRTPMNGVLGMLQMLMDTDLDTTQQDYVRTAQASGKALVSLINEVLDQAKIESGKLELEMVPFDLRTVCDDILSLFCGKAQEKGLELAVYVSRQVPETLIGDPGRIRQIITNLVGNSIKFTERGHIYLTVHLVEEVMHCLEVETGTQYANTLSGYPVANRKHSWENFRIFNMELNSSEMPFLPAASDSVSLIISVEDTGVGIPFEAQSRVFTPFMQVGPSIARIHGGTGIGLSISKCLVGLMKGEIGFASKPQVGSTFTFTAVLTRACSSGNENKSSEFKEINALVVDHRLVRAKVTKYHLQRLGVQTELATDLDQYISKVNSGLRIAKLVLIDKETWLKESHSIPLLVSKLRNKDQPDSTKLFLLENPKNSLRSRSHISREYNLNVIMKPLRASMLQVALQRALGGIDKVHCRNGVVGNSTLGSLLHKKQIIVVDDNIVNLKVAAGALKKYGAEVTCADSGKKAIALLKPPHNFDACFMDIQMPEMDGFEATRRIRSMERDLNEQIERGEVLQECPNIRRWRTPILAMTADVIQATHEHCLKSEMDGYVSKPFEGEQLYSEVARFFLNQDEVQ; encoded by the exons ATGACCGGCACGGCTCGCGGgggcaggcgcggcggcggggcggggatGGAGGAaaagggcgaggcggcggggctgggcttCCTGGGGCTGGACAGGATGCGcctcctgctgccgctgcccaTGCCGGAGAAGCTGTCGGCGAGGACGCTGCGGACCCACCTGTCCAGCCACTTCATCAACTGGCGCTGGCGCTGGGTGTGGGATCGCTGCCGCTGGCTGCTCACCTTCTGGGTGCTCCTCTGGGTGGCCATCTCCGTAGGGATCTTCTGGTACATGAGCAACCAGGCCGTCGAGAAGCGCCGGGAGTCGCTCCAAAGCATGTGCGACGAGCGCGCGCGGATGCTGCAGGACCAGttcaacgtcagcatgaaccaCCTCCAGGCACTCGCCATCCTCGTCTCCACCTTCCACCACTCCAAGACCCCATCCGCCATCGACCAG aggACGTTCGCCAGGTACGCGGAGAGGACGGCGTTCGAGCGCCCGCTGACGAGCGGGGTGGCGTACGCGGTGAAGGTCACGCACGCCGAGCGGGAGCTGTTCGAGCGCCAGCAGGGGTGGAGCATCAAGAAGATGTACTCCTCCAAGAAACAGTCGACGGGGGCGGGGGACGCCGAGGTGCGGGAGCCCGCCGAGGAGTACGCTCCCGTCATCTTCGCGCAGGACGCCTACAAACACGTCGTCTCCTTCGACATGCTCTCCGGCAAC GAGGACCGCGAAAACGTACTCCGAGCGAGAGAATCTGGGAAGGGTGTTCTTACTGCACCTTTTAAACTGCTCAATAATCGCCTCGGAGTGATCTCCACCTACACCGTGTACAAGACTGAGCTTCCCCCAAATGCCAGGCCGCAGGAGCGCATTCAGGCTGCTATAGG CTATTTGGGCGGCATTTTTGACATTGAAGCACTTGTTGATAAGTTGCTTCACCAGCTCGCAGGCAAGCAATCCATCATGGTGAACGTTTATGATACTACTAATGAGAGCCCAATCAGTATGTACGGTTCGAATGATACTGGTAGTGGCATGTGCCATGTCAGCACACTGAACTTTGGCGACCCGTCAAGGAAGCATGAGATGCACTGCAG GTTCATGCAGAAGCCACCGTGGGCGTGGCTGGCAATAACGTCATCATTTGGAACTCTTGTGATTGCTTTACTGATTGGATACATAATTCATGCTACTGTCAAACGGATTGCCAAAGTTGAAGACGACTTTCAAGAGATGATAGAGCTCAAGAAACGTGCAGAGGCTGCAGATGTTGCCAAATCACAG TTCTTGGCTACAGTTTCTCATGAGATCAGAACTCCAATGAATGGTGTTCTAG GGATGCTCCAAATGCTCATGGATACTGATTTGGACACAACACAACAGGATTATGTTAGAACTGCGCAAGCTAGTGGAAAGGCTTTGGTTTCACTCATAAACGAGGTTCTTGATCAGGCGAAGATCGAGTCTGGTAAACTCGAGCTTGAGATGGTGCCCTTCGATCTTAGAACAGTTTGTGATGACATTTTGTCTCTCTTTTGTGGGAAAGCTCAGGAGAAAGGGCTAGAG TTGGCAGTGTATGTTTCTCGCCAAGTTCCAGAAACACTAATTGGCGATCCTGGCAGAATAAGGCAGATCATTACAAATCTCGTTGGGAATTCCATAAAA TTCACAGAGAGGGGCCATATCTACTTGACAGTTCATCTCGTTGAAGAGGTCATGCATTGTTTAGAGGTTGAGACAGGAACTCAGTATGCAAATACCTTAAGTGGCTATCCAGTGGCAAACaggaagcacagttgggaaaaCTTTCGAATTTTTAATATGGAACTGAACTCATCTGAGATGCCTTTTCTACCCGCTGCATCTGACTCAGTAAGCTTGATAATATCAGTTGAAGATACCGGTGTTGGTATTCCATTCGAAGCTCAGTCCCGTGTCTTCACCCCTTTCATGCAAGTAGGTCCATCCATTGCTCGCATCCATGGGGGCACTGGTATTGGATTAAGCATCAGCAAATGCTTGGTTGGTCTCATGAAGGGAGAGATCGGATTTGCAAGTAAACCCCAAGTCGGTTCTACTTTCACCTTCACTGCAGTGCTTACGAGAGCCTGTTCCAGCGGAAATGAGAATAAATCATCAGAATTTAAAGAGATCAACGCATTGGTGGTTGACCATAGACTGGTCCGCGCCAAGGTAACCAAGTACCATTTGCAGAGACTGGGAGTTCAGACCGAATTGGCAACTGACCTAGATCAGTATATTTCTAAAGTAAATAGTGGATTACGGATTGCAAAGCTTGTGCTGATTGACAAAGAAACCTGGCTGAAGGAATCCCATTCCATTCCTCTGTTGGTTAGTAAATTGAGGAACAAAGATCAGCCAGACTCTACGAAGTTATTTCTTTTGGAGAACCCTAAAAATTCTCTCAGGAGCAGGTCACATATATCCAGAGAATACAACTTGAATGTAATTATGAAGCCGCTTCGTGCAAGCATGCTTCAGGTCGCTCTACAGAGAGCATTGGGGGGGATAGATAAAGTGCATTGCAGGAACGGAGTAGTTGGGAATTCAACATTGGGCAGCCTTCTTCACAAGAAGCAAATCATCGTGGTTGACGACAATATTGTAAATCTCAAGGTTGCTGCAGGTGCTTTGAAGAAGTACGGTGCAGAAGTAACTTGTGCTGACAGCGGAAAAAAAGCAATCGCACTGCTGAAACCTCCTCACAATTTTGATGCTTGTTTCATGGACATACAGATGCCAGAAATGGATGG ATTTGAAGCCACAAGAAGGATTAGATCGATGGAAAGAGATCTAAATGAGCAAATAGAACGTGGAGAGGTCCTGCAagagtgtccaaacatccggcGGTGGAGAACCCCAATATTGGCCATGACTGCAGATGTCATTCAAGCAACACACGAACATTGCTTGAAATCTGAAATGGATGGTTATGTTTCCAAGCCATTTGAGGGTGAGCAATTGTACAGTGAAGTAGCCCGCTTTTTCCTAAATCAAGACGAAGTTCAGTAG
- the LOC117857163 gene encoding uncharacterized protein, which yields MECNRDDAARSKDIAERKFRENDLAGAKKFALKARALFKPLEGIDQMIVALDVHIRAQKKIGGENDWYDLLEVSPLADEEEIKKRYKKLAFQTHPDKNRSICAEAAFNLISDAWSVLSDTAKRMVYDRKRCMCGLQNNNKASARNTSNSSTSSVNGFCDKPRKMAPHQVPDTFWTNCGSCLNTFQYSREYVNQLLRCTTCYDVFLAVEVPHPTSSTTMYPTGPTPTATNNNIGGNTVPGMATPVQEGVSCGNQNGYPAVLKSTTCANSTRYTVQEDAGEANTAVNEEADSRKIMQDVRKHAHAVSSVKRANAKTREHEAAKRKRVNSGKKATWQSASSCPDGDGCKPMRPAKRRPRSTAETSGAKKRKVSSVDLNCESSGDAGGTSFGRVLMQLDVRSILIESGKLHIQKKLQEFNNKKANVKSKEKMQNSKKSSTKSVCNTAIGVNKIEMKPSINSVDPKDDDVMKLVSKRVDSEEKQREKCSKHVGLEEKLKTWQWRSREVRIVYTRRNRKAHKKELGDGATGSNPATEHHVVDKYGCLDQESSPDKGSGEMSVPDADFFNFGDYSESSFQSDQVWAMYDEEDGMPRYYALIRKVLSARPFKARLAYLKANDCNEFGSSNWISYGYSKTCGEFKVGASKGIDQVNMFSHKVKCEKGPGGIIRIFPQKGDIWALYQNWSPDWNEFTPDDTMYKYELVKVIDSYNPDEGISVIPIMKVPGFVSVFKPFYDSTKGRRIPKEEMLRFSHQVPFHVLTGEEAPNAPKGCYELDPGSTPQELLQVVPPSGHAK from the coding sequence ATGGAGTGCAACAGAGATGACGCAGCGCGATCAAAGGATATTGCTGAAAGGAAGTTCAGGGAGAATGATCTTGCAGGTGCAAAGAAGTTTGCCCTGAAAGCAAGGGCCCTCTTTAAGCCTCTTGAGGGCATTGATCAGATGATTGTAGCCTTGGATGTCCACATAAGGGCACAGAAAAAGATTGGAGGGGAAAATGACTGGTATGACCTCTTAGAAGTATCACCCTTGGCTGATGAGGAGGAAATCAAGAAGCGATACAAGAAGCTGGCCTTCCAAACTCATCCTGACAAGAACAGGTCTATTTGTGCTGAAGCCGCATTTAACCTCATCTCAGATGCTTGGAGTGTGTTGTCAGATACTGCCAAGAGGATGGTGTATGACCGGAAGAGGTGTATGTGCGGCCTACAGAATAATAACAAAGCAAGTGCCCGTAACACTTCCAATTCCTCCACATCAAGTGTGAATGGTTTCTGCGACAAACCTAGAAAGATGGCGCCCCACCAAGTGCCAGACACATTCTGGACAAACTGTGGTTCATGTTTAAATACCTTTCAGTACTCCAGGGAATATGTCAACCAGCTTCTGAGGTGTACTACTTGTTATGATGTGTTTCTTGCTGTTGAAGTTCCACATCCAACTTCAAGTACTACGATGTACCCTACTGGGCCAACACCAACGGCTACTAATAACAACATTGGTGGCAATACAGTTCCTGGCATGGCAACACCAGTACAGGAAGGAGTTTCATGTGGCAACCAGAATGGCTATCCAGCAGTGCTCAAATCTACAACATGCGCAAATAGTACTCGATATACTGTCCAAGAGGATGCAGGTGAGGCTAATACAGCTGTAAATGAAGAAGCGGATTCCAGAAAGATTATGCAGGATGTAAGGAAACATGCACATGCAGTCTCTTCTGTCAAACGAGCAAATGCAAAAACAAGGGAACATGAAGCAGCTAAGAGAAAGCGTGTCAATAGTGGCAAGAAAGCAACCTGGCAGTCAGCAAGCTCTTGCCCTGATGGCGATGGATGCAAACCGATGCGCCCAGCAAAAAGAAGGCCTCGATCTACAGCTGAAACATCAGGTGCCAAGAAACGCAAAGTGTCTTCTGTTGATCTTAACTGTGAATCCTCTGGTGATGCTGGAGGGACCAGCTTTGGCAGAGTACTCATGCAGTTAGATGTCCGTAGCATCCTAATTGAAAGTGGGAAATTACATATTCAGAAGAAATTGCAGGAGTTCAACAACAAGAAGGCCAATGTGAAAAGTAAAGAAAAGATGCAGAATAGCAAGAAAAGCAGCACAAAAAGTGTCTGCAACACAGCAATTGGAGTCAATAAAATTGAGATGAAACCAAGCATCAATTCAGTTGATCCTAAAGACGATGATGTCATGAAGTTGGTTAGCAAAAGAGTTGATTCAGAAGAAAAGCAGAGGGAGAAGTGCAGTAAACATGTTGGTttagaagaaaaattgaagacATGGCAGTGGAGGTCACGTGAAGTGCGTATAGTATATACAAGGAGAAACCGCAAGGCACACAAGAAAGAACTAGGAGATGGTGCAACTGGTTCCAATCCAGCAACAGAGCACCATGTGGTTGACAAATATGGCTGTTTGGACCAGGAATCATCTCCTGATAAAGGCTCTGGTGAAATGTCTGTTCCTGATGCAGATTTCTTCAATTTCGGTGATTATTCTGAAAGTTCTTTTCAAAGTGATCAAGTATGGGCCATgtatgatgaagaagatggtatGCCTCGCTACTACGCCTTGATTAGAAAAGTTCTCTCTGCTCGTCCTTTTAAAGCTAGGCTGGCCTACCTCAAAGCAAATGACTGCAATGAATTTGGATCTTCCAATTGGATCTCATATGGATACTCCAAGACTTGTGGTGAGTTCAAGGTTGGTGCATCCAAAGGTATTGACCAAGTGAATATGTTCTCACATAAGGTCAAGTGTGAGAAAGGTCCAGGTGGCATCATAAGAATTTTCCCCCAAAAAGGTGATATCTGGGCTCTTTATCAGAACTGGTCCCCTGACTGGAATGAATTTACACCTGATGATACAATGTACAAGTATGAACTGGTAAAGGTCATTGATAGCTACAACCCAGACGAAGGAATTTCTGTAATTCCTATTATGAAAGTTCCTGGGTTTGTGTCAGTGTTTAAGCCCTTTTATGACTCAACAAAAGGCCGGAGGATTCCAAAAGAGGAGATGCTACGATTTTCACATCAAGTGCCATTCCATGTTCTTACCGGAGAAGAAGCGCCTAATGCTCCCAAGGGATGCTATGAACTGGATCCAGGCTCAACTCCACAGGAACTTCTTCAAGTGGTTCCGCCGTCTGGCCATGCTAAATAA
- the LOC117857164 gene encoding F-box only protein 6, giving the protein MGEVAALRQLVGQVQELWDLYGANAHPLPRWYLLDFEHGSIKDDYCGGRTGYNSELLKIMGTNQSPPRKRLRRDRNREKAPCSNATEVMQHEIWKEFPEDLFETVIARLPVAAIFRFRTVCRKWSSLLGSDSFSRQYSEAPHGLPWFYTITHENANNNVAMYDPSLKKWHHPSVPLAPTKIVIPVASVGGLVCLLDLSHRNFYICNPLTQSLKEIPPRSVQGWSRVAVGMVLNGRSSNDGYKVMWLGNDGTYEVYDSTKNTWSCPGVFPPSIKLPLALNFRSQPVAVGSTLYFMCAEPDGVLSYDVSNGIWRQFAIPLPLHLADHTLAEFQGKVMLVGLLCKNAATCVCIWELQKMTLLWKEVDRMPNIWCLEFYGKHMKMTCLGNSGLLMLSLKAKRMNRLVTYNLLKKEWQKVPDCMLPCSRKKQWIACGTAFDPCPSALA; this is encoded by the exons atggGGGAGGTGGCCGCGCTGCGCCAGCTCGTCGGACAGGTCCAGGAGCTCTGGGACCTCTACGGCGCCAACGCCCACCCGCTCCCCAG ATGGTATTTACTTGACTTTGAACATGGTTCAATCAAAGATGATTATTGTGGAGGAAGGACTGGGTACAACTCGGAACTACTGAAGATCATGGGAACTAACCAATCTCCTCCTCGCAAGCGACTGCGGAGGGATCGAAACCGCGAGAAGGCACCCTGCTCAAATGCTACTGAAGTGATGCAACATGAGATTTGGAAAGAGTTCCCTGAAGATCTTTTTGAAACTGTCATTGCAAGGCTTCCAGTTGCTGCAATTTTTCGATTCCGCACTGTCTGCCGTAAGTGGTCTTCTCTGTTGGGCTCAGACAGTTTCTCTCGTCAGTACTCTGAAGCTCCCCATGGACTGCCATGGTTCTATACAATCACCCATGAGAACGCAAACAACAATGTTGCAATGTATGACCCATCATTGAAGAAATGGCACCACCCATCTGTTCCTCTTGCTCCTACAAAAATAGTTATTCCAGTGGCGTCTGTGGGTGGTCTTGTCTGTTTATTGGATCTGAGCCACAGGAATTTCTACATTTGCAACCCTCTTACGCAATCACTCAAGGAGATCCCACCCAGATCAGTGCAGGGATGGTCAAGAGTCGCAGTAGGGATGGTGTTGAATGGAAGAAGTTCTAACGATGGCTACAAAGTAATGTGGTTAGGAAATGATGGGACTTATGAAGTTTATGACTCTACAAAGAACACGTGGTCTTGTCCAGGAGTTTTTCCTCCAAGCATCAAACTTCCACTTGCTCTGAATTTCAGGTCACAGCCTGTGGCGGTTGGCAGCACGCTATACTTCATGTGTGCAGAACCAGATGGTGTTTTGTCATATGATGTAAGCAACGGGATTTGGAGACAGTTTGCCATCCCACTGCCATTGCATCTGGCTGACCACACACTTGCCGAGTTCCAGGGAAAGGTCATGCTTGTGGGTCTGCTGTGCAAGAATGCAGCGACCTGCGTCTGCATATGGGAGTTGCAGAAGATGACTCTCCTCTGGAAGGAGGTGGACAGAATGCCAAATATCTGGTGCTTAGAGTTCTATGGTAAGCACATGAAGATGACATGCCTGGGCAACAGTGGTTTGCTCATGCTCTCCTTGAAGGCGAAGAGGATGAACCGCCTTGTTACATACAACCTTTTGAAAAAGGAGTGGCAGAAGGTTCCTGATTGCATGCTCCCATGCAGCCGTAAAAAGCAGTGGATAGCATGTGGCACAGCATTTGATCCGTGCCCCTCAGCCTTGGCCTGA